aaggttacgaaggttgtccgatttgttgcactaacacatcggctcgtcgcttggcaaatggacacaagatgtgttatatgggtcacagacggtacttgcctgcaaatcatcctgatagacggaagaagaaagcattcgatggtactgaagagggtgatatggctcctttgccactgtctggggaacaaattctccaacaagttcaacttgtagattttaagtatggaaagacgcaaaaaaataaaaaaactaatggttgttttcaaagaaagtcaatcttctttcgtcttccatattggaaaagtctactagttcgacattgtttggatgtcatgcatattgaaaaaaatgtgtgtgagagtattattggtaccttacttgatattcccggcaaaactaaggacggtctaaatagtcgtttagatctcgttgaaatgggtatacgacaatctctggcacctgagaagaaaggtgaacgtttatatttgcctcctgcttgtttcactttatccaaaaaagagaaacaaaCAGTTTGCAAATCACTTGCAAATATGAAAGTACCCGATGGTTACTCGTCTAACAAACAGGTTCTTAGAgactgaagaggatgaggagaatgctgacttatgttacgatgacttcattgttggacaaccaattcatgagcaactcatgggaattgatcgtaacattgaggaagacgacgctgaatacattagaaacgatatcaatgagggaatatgggtcaattgtgattcaggcaaacataaacaaaaaaagaaaagaaaacgtgtctaattggtaacttgatatatagcttactttatattgtggttgtgaacggtcctgaatacttaacaatttgtttatgcttttaatatttcatatacactacttgttatatatgtagctaactttgaagtttgtttgttaatggtgtagacatggcgaactcggaatcaggatctgattcgggagcagaaaatgagtgtccaaccacaatacctacacgagggccgacgcaaatgaatgaaatatccaaactaatggatcagggcaaaagagtggccctcgaagttaatgataaaggtcaatactgtggaaaaagctacgcgaagctcgtatccactctgggagtcagatgtcggcagacaatagggttggcttataaaaattggaaagaagtcaaccgtactcgaaaaataaagtttggaaagacattcaggtaagctattatttgttagaattttgatttgtttttctattactccaaatgttgactctaaccgtgtttgttttccttcaaaatagacggggttcattgtgccggacaccttcaaacatgattgtctcatcctagctgggaagttaatgaaagacttcaagaataggatgacaaaagacatcataatgcccgcgttgaaagagaatgatctgggacgactggcacaagtccctgaaaagcacccggagatcgacgctgctgattggtgcaaatttgttgaaagtagactaactcctgaatttctggtacgctaattatattaacactaagataaactcttaaatacaagtacatgtatctaatgtatttttttggcattgtaggaattgagtaaggtgcaacgtgaacgttcctcaaaaattcaatccagacatcgaagtggtcggagtggaatggtgaacgtacgggaagctgtggtaagtaatactaaaaatttaatgtgctatacaatttaattggtactcatttcattgttataacgttatgtagaaaaaggacctcgaagttgcagatcctccccgccaccgtgtttggattaaatctcgcaccaagagtagaaaacttgtcactgattacgacaaggaaattgccgagaagattgtaacgccctaatgctaaggcacgctacagtgctttttcaataattgtgcgatctttgctaatcaaagaaatttctcgaaaaacgtgtcaaattaaaacttttgtattaaacattaaactttgtaatttaataaaatatttacaagtgccgggatcccgatttttaaaactttacaaactttactttttaaatatacattccaaaatatacagatttacaggtcgcacagcgactttcaaaatacaactcccagatgtcccgagaccgaacactctgtgtcgcgccgcttgacatgtacaatctcacccgagctcaaaGGTTCACTCCCCGTTCGgcctttcgcctttcctttacctacacatggaagcagaaactgtgagtcgacagactcagtaagaaatgcatataacataccatataatttccgacctgtaaataggcgcccatacacctatttacagagcttaacagatgagcatgaacgttcaataccagggtacgaccactataccacatacacaacgtacctagctgtacgagtgttggtagggtttacctcgaTCAGTGAGTAGCACTGAgtaatgtaccacacaccttagcatttttctatgcttgtgttggtatcaccgtATCGtgctcaaatcaacaacaatcactgtaccaatacactctataacttaactatacaagtgttggtagtgtttaacataactcaagcatgcatatataaacacatatacacacattcagataatcacatcatacattatacacagttcttacctgttttccgaattcaagtgtctttGGCCAGGCAcccgaacggaattcacgtgctagatggatgccctaatcacaataacggtaacacagatgagtgactcgccaaatcactttcgggacttaaaactcgaaactaaaagtttccctatcaataaacctcatggcaataccctatataacccaaaattggctaaaactagggttctggaaaaaccCCCAACAGTGAATCGGATCCAACcgtatcccggttctgggtcaccaaccggtcgaccggttggtatagaccacccagaaccggaattccggttcatctgcagaaacccaaaaatttatcccccttgattcaaatcaagcccaatctttaccaaactctccagtatacctatacaatgcatacacaacaaatcccagccagtatttcacagaaaaacacaataaacatcaacttgccattaaagctcaaagctttgaactcaaagctcaaaatTGCATACAACCTAATCCAACCATCAAAACCAGTCACAAGAAGATAAAATCAACTCAATTAAACCCTACAATTCGAACCTTAAGCAagcctaaacctaacagccactaaatctCAAAATTACAAGTTCAAACTAACTTTTAAAGCTTAAAACATAACACCATAGTTCTAGGGTTACCTTTGATTGCTCCTCCTTCAATCCCTAGCTTAAATTCAGAGAATTTGGAAGGAAAGAATTGGTCTTGCTCTGGTTTTTGTCTCAGCCGaacaagagaaagagagagagttcaaggggaaatgaaattttcttttaatttgactttctttgatttttccccAAAAGAAAAGGGTTTTCCTTAATTAACTCATGGCTGAATAGTcatgtgctaggtgtcaacaAATGGGACAGCCACCTATTCCCCTTAATagtaaaagactaaaatgccctttagacttaaaactagggtagttttgaaactaggggtaaaatggtcaaattccataaccccgctcaatcccgataatttattttctccaaaatatttcttactatgaaataaggttctaaacttacccatgtgatcaatctagccatccaacgcattttccgttgtcgccgagcaaaaattacaaaaataatatattgcaCATATaaactagataatacccctagagtttaataaaatctccgaaattgagaaattataactctaatatttatttctaaatattggggtccacatttaaatttaattcacatataataataaaataataaaaattagtgctaattgcctttttctaatccatattactagagcggtcattacaattatccccccgttaataggatttcgtccccgaaatctaacctgaatagctctggatgctgaGTTCTCATATCTGAttccaactcccaggtggcttcttccaccttactattcctccagagcaccttaaccagtgcaataatcttgttccgaagaactttttcttttctatccaaaatttgaacaggttgctcttcataggataagtctggttgaagttcaagggcttcataactcaagacatgagtcgggtctgacacgtatttccttaacatagaaatgtgaaatatgtcatgaacagctgacaatgctggtggtaaggctagccgatacgctacctgcccgaccttctcaagtatctgaaatggcccaatgaacctagggcttaacttacccttcttcccgaagcgtctaatacccttcattggtgaaacccgcaggaaaacatgttcccctgcctgaaatgtaacatctctgcgcttcgg
This region of Cannabis sativa cultivar Pink pepper isolate KNU-18-1 chromosome 7, ASM2916894v1, whole genome shotgun sequence genomic DNA includes:
- the LOC133039742 gene encoding uncharacterized protein LOC133039742, whose protein sequence is MKDFKNRMTKDIIMPALKENDLGRLAQVPEKHPEIDAADWCKFVESRLTPEFLELSKVQRERSSKIQSRHRSGRSGMVNVREAVKKDLEVADPPRHRVWIKSRTKSRKLVTDYDKEIMLPLVIIFRNEEGTVLYIYTKRLNYCDPLASEIVVLSWGATIARNLSLHNVIFQCDSVDAATAVLRKSHEIQIAVVTS